A genomic segment from Alteribacillus bidgolensis encodes:
- a CDS encoding TnsA endonuclease N-terminal domain-containing protein, with protein sequence MAKKNNFALEFAFFTFLQQFYLENKGAIRKHYRKLTQKFLDFNDPSNPDAFLRAPQFEALEMYVFLKEYLNNEKVYQIFDDWYHKKNGFEKRADFGFVKGEQMTLFGIEEEQYKAVFARMKKHTGEFAQEYPNYIFALTMGTGKTILMATCIFYEFLLANKFPKDKKYCHNALVFAPDKTVLQSLKEIQSFYRSKVVPPEYLNLLNAHLKIHFLEDTTTTLNTIDRSKFNIIISNTQKIILKRQRKEKNGVDKLFNPPSFGQDSVYNEALDLYGFDEPEDEGELLENQRFLKLTRLEQLGIYVDEAHHAFGNALAKDMGLKKAKTSLRLTINELSKSLEGSGTKVVGCYNFTGTPYAGKEIFPEVVYAYGLKAAIDNKYLKEVTVNGYSNTKTKEFVRIAIKDFWEKYGENRREGMLPKLAIFGSKIEEVQNELKPAVEQVLQELNLSKEKILVNVGDSKLTTNDDIREFNRLDTSGSEKQIVLLVNKGREGWNCRSLFGVALYRKPRSKIFVLQATMRCLRSIGSIQETANVYLSEENMNILHNELQENFRVSVEDLKNKSENKPYKVKTVLPPIKVNVNRKKKLHMLKEKQISETIDFEFEKVDLEKYKLVHIEQQGLVKYNNLSEKSEDLTEQRETREFSQLTLVAEIARYLNHPCIEIDKILRSAKQSIKEILSYVNKYNELLYDWIIPRLFNEMYDIESYDKVEKQEIALVKEPDKGYYEVSANPDLVVEVNDENFEDVMDRSFHLDTYCFDSKPEKKFFEDIAKSEEIRNIYFTGMLTHGQSEFFIQYIDPESNTVRSYYPDFLIRKTDGKWLIIEVKGDNKIEDPIVQAKEKAAKETAIASEMNYTIIAGSEVMNGKSSEILEKGK encoded by the coding sequence ATGGCTAAAAAGAATAATTTCGCTCTAGAATTTGCTTTCTTCACTTTTTTACAGCAATTTTATCTTGAAAATAAAGGGGCTATTCGTAAACACTATAGGAAACTTACACAGAAGTTTCTTGATTTTAATGATCCTTCTAACCCTGATGCTTTTTTACGTGCCCCGCAATTTGAAGCATTAGAAATGTATGTCTTCTTAAAAGAGTATTTAAACAATGAAAAAGTATATCAAATATTTGATGATTGGTACCATAAAAAAAATGGTTTTGAAAAGAGAGCTGATTTTGGTTTTGTAAAAGGCGAGCAAATGACTTTATTTGGGATTGAAGAAGAACAATACAAAGCTGTTTTTGCTCGTATGAAGAAACATACAGGAGAATTTGCTCAAGAATATCCAAACTACATTTTTGCCTTAACAATGGGCACAGGAAAAACAATTTTAATGGCGACATGTATTTTTTATGAATTTCTTTTAGCAAATAAGTTCCCTAAAGACAAAAAATATTGTCATAATGCATTGGTATTTGCACCAGATAAAACAGTACTCCAATCACTAAAAGAAATTCAATCCTTTTATCGAAGTAAAGTGGTACCACCAGAATATTTAAATTTGCTTAATGCTCATTTGAAAATTCATTTTCTTGAGGACACTACCACTACTTTAAATACAATTGACCGATCTAAGTTCAATATCATCATATCTAATACACAAAAAATCATATTGAAACGACAACGTAAGGAAAAGAATGGGGTTGATAAGCTATTTAATCCCCCTTCTTTTGGTCAAGATAGTGTATATAATGAAGCCCTTGATCTTTATGGGTTTGATGAACCTGAAGACGAAGGAGAGTTACTCGAAAATCAGCGCTTTTTAAAACTAACAAGACTTGAACAGTTAGGAATATATGTAGATGAAGCTCACCATGCTTTTGGAAACGCGTTGGCAAAAGATATGGGATTAAAGAAAGCGAAAACAAGCCTAAGACTTACCATTAACGAACTTTCTAAATCATTAGAGGGATCGGGAACAAAAGTAGTAGGGTGTTACAATTTCACAGGTACTCCGTACGCTGGAAAGGAAATATTTCCTGAAGTTGTGTATGCTTACGGGTTAAAGGCAGCAATTGATAATAAGTACCTGAAAGAAGTAACGGTCAATGGCTATTCAAATACAAAAACAAAGGAATTTGTTCGAATAGCAATTAAAGATTTTTGGGAGAAGTATGGGGAAAATAGACGGGAAGGAATGTTACCCAAACTAGCTATTTTCGGGAGTAAAATAGAAGAAGTACAAAATGAGCTAAAACCAGCAGTGGAACAAGTATTACAAGAGCTCAATTTGTCAAAAGAAAAGATCTTAGTTAATGTTGGTGACTCAAAATTAACTACCAATGATGATATACGTGAATTTAACCGCCTTGATACCTCTGGATCGGAAAAGCAAATTGTATTACTCGTCAACAAAGGGAGAGAAGGTTGGAATTGTCGGTCTTTATTTGGAGTAGCGTTATATAGGAAACCAAGATCTAAAATATTTGTATTACAAGCAACCATGAGATGCTTAAGGTCAATAGGATCAATACAAGAAACAGCTAATGTTTATCTTTCTGAAGAAAATATGAATATTCTACATAACGAGTTGCAAGAAAACTTTAGAGTAAGTGTAGAAGATTTGAAGAATAAAAGTGAAAACAAGCCTTATAAAGTGAAGACAGTACTACCGCCTATAAAAGTAAATGTGAACAGAAAGAAGAAGCTGCACATGCTAAAAGAAAAACAAATCTCTGAAACCATTGATTTTGAATTTGAAAAAGTTGACTTGGAAAAATACAAATTAGTTCATATAGAACAACAAGGCTTAGTGAAGTATAATAATCTCAGTGAAAAAAGTGAAGACTTAACAGAACAGAGAGAAACTAGAGAGTTTAGTCAATTAACTCTGGTAGCAGAGATCGCGCGTTATTTAAACCACCCGTGCATCGAGATAGACAAAATATTAAGAAGCGCCAAACAGAGTATTAAAGAAATTTTGTCGTATGTAAATAAATATAATGAATTATTATATGATTGGATAATACCACGCCTATTTAACGAAATGTACGACATAGAAAGCTATGATAAAGTTGAGAAGCAAGAAATTGCCCTGGTAAAGGAACCGGATAAGGGATATTACGAGGTTTCTGCAAATCCTGACTTAGTTGTTGAAGTAAATGATGAAAATTTTGAAGATGTAATGGATAGATCATTCCATTTAGATACGTATTGTTTTGACTCAAAACCAGAGAAGAAGTTCTTTGAAGATATTGCAAAAAGTGAAGAAATAAGAAATATATACTTTACTGGAATGCTTACTCACGGTCAATCAGAGTTCTTTATTCAATATATCGATCCGGAATCAAATACAGTCAGAAGTTATTACCCAGACTTTTTAATCAGAAAAACAGATGGGAAATGGCTAATTATAGAAGTCAAAGGTGATAATAAAATCGAAGATCCAATTGTACAAGCCAAGGAAAAAGCAGCAAAAGAAACAGCTATTGCTAGTGAAATGAATTATACTATTATCGCTGGTAGTGAAGTGATGAATGGTAAATCAAGTGAAATACTAG